In Centropristis striata isolate RG_2023a ecotype Rhode Island chromosome 15, C.striata_1.0, whole genome shotgun sequence, a genomic segment contains:
- the LOC131986912 gene encoding odorant receptor 131-2-like, which produces MTNAVESQNNITAKLGLLESVMFATLTTVPCCVFLFINVTMLFTLRSKTVFRETSRYILLFNLLFADTVQMALIQLLYLLAACSIRLTYPVCGVIAILSNLTNAISPLTLVVMSLERFVAVCYPLRHSTIITIRNTAVAVFVVWTFNSLNVLTGLILLLEFPFEDLETLQMKDFCTRERMLLGPMSVVYDKAYTYFVFVSVVVVVTSSYIGVIIAARSASTNKASAQKARNTLLLHLLQVGLSILSSIYIPFVLAISKFLNRLIMLRIVIVIYVCIVIFPRCLSSLIYGIRDQTIRPFLICHLCCGLKRLRNPAKTKFST; this is translated from the coding sequence ATGACAAATGCAGTTGAAAGTCAGAACAACATCACTGCTAAACTGGGGTTACTGGAAAGTGTCATGTTTGCCACTCTGACTACAGTGCcatgctgtgtgtttctcttcatTAATGTGACCATGTTATTCACCTTGAggagtaaaactgtgtttcGTGAGACCTCACGTTATATTCTTCTGTTTAACCTCCTTTTTGCAGACACTGTACAGATGGCTCTGATTCAGTTATTATACCTACTGGCTGCTTGTAGTATAAGGTTGACATATCCTGTATGTGGTGTTATCGCTATTCTTTCCAATCTCACAAATGCAATCTCTCCTCTCACACTGGTGGTGATGTCTCTGGAAAGATTTGTTGCTGTGTGCTACCCACTGAGACACtctaccatcatcaccatcagaaACACAGCAGTGGCTGTCTTTGTGGTTTGGACCTTTAATTCACTAAATGTTCTCACAGGACTTATTTTACTCTTAGAGTTTCCATTTGAAGACCTCGAAACATTGCAGATGAAAGATTTTTGTACCAGAGAAAGAATGCTTCTGGGCCCCATGTCTGTTGTTTATGATAAAGCCTAcacttattttgtatttgtttcagtTGTTGTGGTAGTCACTTCCTCTTATATTGGTGTGATAATAGCAGCCAGGTCAGCTTCCACAAACAAAGCTTCTGCACAGAAGGCTCgtaacacactgctgctgcatctgCTGCAAGTGGGCCTCAGCATCCTCAGTTCGATATACATACCCTTTGTCTTAGCTATCTCAAAGTTCCTGAACAGGTTAATAATGCTCCGCATTGTGATTGTTATTTATGTATGCATTGTCATATTTCCTAGGTGTCTAAGTTCTCTTATCTATGGCATCAGGGACCAAACCATCAGACCATTCCTCATATGCCATCTATGCTGTGGACTAAAACGCTTACGTAATCCAGCCAAGACTAAATTCTCAACCTAG
- the LOC131986914 gene encoding odorant receptor 131-2-like gives MWRKANSADQLCSLRNKPGLCYRQCSSKMTNAVESQNNITAKLGLLESVMFATLTTVPYCVFFFINVTMLFTLRSETVFRETSRYVLLFNLLFADTVQMALSQLSYLLAACTIWLTYPVCGVLTMLANLTNLISLFTLVVMSLERFVAVCYPLRHSTIITIRNTKVAIFVVWTFNSLNILIQVILLSDFPFEDLETLQMKDFCTRERMLLGPMSVVYHKTSTYFVFVSVVVVVTSSYIGVIIAARSASTNKASAQKARNTLLLHLVQVGLMILSSLYIPVAIAISKFLNRLIFLRIVNVIYVCIVIFPRCLSSLIYGIRDQTIRPVLICHLCCGLKLLIDPAKAKFST, from the coding sequence ATGTGGAGGAAGGCGAACTCTGCAGACCAGCTCTGCTCACTTAGAAACAAGCCAGGCCTCTGCTATCGGCAATGCTCCTCTAAGATGACAAATGCAGTTGAAAGTCAGAACAACATCACTGCTAAACTGGGGTTACTGGAAAGTGTCATGTTTGCCACTCTGACTACAGTGCcatactgtgtgtttttcttcattaatGTGACCATGTTATTCACCTTGAGGAGTGAAACTGTGTTTCGTGAGACCTCACGTTATGTTCTTCTGTTTAACCTCCTTTTTGCAGACACTGTACAGATGGCTCTGAGTCAGTTATCATACCTACTGGCTGCATGTACAATATGGTTGACATATCCTGTATGTGGTGTTCTGACTATGCTTGCCAATCTCACAAATTTAATCTCTCTTTTCACACTGGTGGTGATGTCTCTGGAAAGATTTGTTGCTGTGTGCTACCCACTGAGACACtctaccatcatcaccatcagaaACACAAAAGTGGCTATATTTGTGGTTTGGACCTTTAATTCACTAAATATCCTCATACAAGTTATTTTACTGTCAGATTTTCCATTTGAAGACCTGGAAACACTGCAGATGAAAGATTTTTGTACCAGAGAAAGAATGCTTCTGGGCCCCATGTCTGTTGTTTATCATAAAACCTCAAcctattttgtatttgtttcagtTGTTGTGGTAGTCACTTCCTCTTATATTGGTGTGATAATAGCAGCCAGGTCAGCTTCCACAAACAAAGCTTCTGCACAGAAGGCTCgtaacacactgctgctgcatctgGTGCAAGTGGGCCTCATGATCCTCAGTTCATTATACATCCCCGTTGCCATAGCTATCTCAAAGTTCCTGAACAGGTTGATATTTCTGCGCATTGTGAATGTTATTTATGTATGCATTGTCATATTTCCTAGGTGTCTGAGTTCTCTTATCTATGGCATCAGGGACCAGACCATCAGACCAGTCCTCATATGCCATCTATGCTGTGGACTGAAACTCTTAATTGATCCAGCCAAGGCTAAGTTCTCAACCTAA
- the LOC131986918 gene encoding odorant receptor 131-2-like translates to MTNAVESQNNITAKLGLLESVMFATLTTVTCCVFLFINVTMLFTLRSKTVFRETSRYILLFNLLFADTVQMALSQLSYLLAACTIWLTYPVCGVLTMLANLTNAISPLTLVVMSLERFVAVCYPLRHSTIITIRNTAVAVFVVWTFNSLNVLTGLILLLEFPFEDLETLQMKDFCTRERMLLGPMSVVYDKAYTYFVFVSVVVVVTSSYIGVIIAARSASTNKASAQKARNTLLLHLLQVGLSILSSIYIPFVLAISKFLNRLIMLRIVIVIYVCIVIFPRCLSSLIYGIRDQTIRPFLICHLCCGLKRLRNPAKTKFST, encoded by the coding sequence ATGACAAATGCAGTTGAAAGTCAGAACAACATCACTGCTAAACTGGGGTTACTGGAAAGTGTCATGTTTGCCACTCTGACTACAGTGAcatgctgtgtgtttctcttcatTAATGTGACCATGTTATTCACCTTGAggagtaaaactgtgtttcGTGAGACCTCACGTTATATTCTTCTGTTTAACCTCCTTTTTGCAGACACTGTACAGATGGCTCTGAGTCAGTTATCATACCTACTGGCTGCATGTACAATATGGTTGACATATCCTGTATGTGGTGTTCTGACTATGCTTGCCAATCTCACAAATGCAATCTCTCCTCTCACACTGGTGGTGATGTCTCTGGAAAGATTTGTTGCTGTGTGCTACCCACTGAGACACtctaccatcatcaccatcagaaACACAGCAGTGGCTGTCTTTGTGGTTTGGACCTTTAATTCACTAAATGTTCTCACAGGACTTATTTTACTCTTAGAGTTTCCATTTGAAGACCTCGAAACATTGCAGATGAAAGATTTTTGTACCAGAGAAAGAATGCTTCTGGGCCCCATGTCTGTTGTTTATGATAAAGCCTAcacttattttgtatttgtttcagtTGTTGTGGTAGTCACTTCCTCTTATATTGGTGTGATAATAGCAGCCAGGTCAGCTTCCACAAACAAAGCTTCTGCACAGAAGGCTCgtaacacactgctgctgcatctgCTGCAAGTGGGCCTCAGCATCCTCAGTTCGATATACATACCCTTTGTCTTAGCTATCTCAAAGTTCCTGAACAGGTTAATAATGCTCCGCATTGTGATTGTTATTTATGTATGCATTGTCATATTTCCTAGGTGTCTAAGTTCTCTTATCTATGGCATCAGGGACCAAACCATCAGACCATTCCTCATATGCCATCTATGCTGTGGACTAAAACGCTTACGTAATCCAGCCAAGACTAAATTCTCAACCTAG
- the LOC131986718 gene encoding olfactory receptor 52N5-like has translation MENYTYNSLTLQLEGLKVTKVSVYPVFLFLLLSYIIIMLANVGIVVLVFIDKSLHQPMYLLFCNLPVNDIVGNSITMPRLLSDILQPPSERLISYSECVVQAFTTHMFGTTSHTVLMIMAFDRYVAICNPLRYAAIMTNKMVIKLTVSAWGVALVLVGILLGLTIRLNRCRTLISNPFCDNASLFKLSCENVVINNMYGLTFTVVLFTSSIGSMVLTYTKITVICLTNKNKSLNSKALKTCSTHLSVYLIMAFCGIVFITLHRFPQYSDYRKLAAILFHIIPGCLNPVIYGVQSKEIRKFLSRFFQTRKVLPSL, from the coding sequence ATGGAAAACTACACCTACAACAGCCTTACCCTCCAACTGGAGGGGTTAAAGGTCACCAAAGTTTCAGTGTACCctgtctttctgtttctccTTTTAAGCTACATAATCATTATGTTagcaaatgttggcattgtagtCCTGGTGTTCATAGACAAAAGCCTTCACCAGCCCATGTATCTGCTTTTCTGCAACCTGCCAGTTAATGACATTGTTGGGAACTCGATCACGATGCCTCGTTTGCTTTCAGATATCTTGCAGCCTCCATCTGAGCGTCTCATCAGTTATTCTGAGTGTGTGGTGCAAGCTTTCACCACACACATGTTCGGCACCACTTCCCACACAGTGCTGATGATTATGGCCTTTGACAGATATGTGGCTATCTGTAATCCCCTGCGCTATGCTGccataatgaccaataaaatggTGATCAAGCTGACAGTTTCTGCCTGGGGAGTAGCACTTGTTTTGGTCGGGATTCTGCTGGGTCTGACCATTCGACTGAACCGATGCAGAACTCTGATCTCAAACCCTTTTTGTGACAATGCCTCTCTGTTTAAACTCTCCTGTGAGAATGTGGTAATTAATAATATGTACGGTCTCACTTTCACTGTTGTCCTGTTCACAAGTTCCATAGGCAGCATGGTTCTCACCTACACTAAGATTACAGTCATTTGTCTCACcaataaaaacaagtctttgaaCAGTAAAGCCTTAAAGACCTGCAGCACTCATCTCTCTGTTTATCTAATTATGGCCTTTTGTGGAATAGTCTTTATAACTTTGCATCGCTTCCCTCAGTACTCAGACTACAGAAAACTTGCTGCTATTTTGTTTCACATCATCCCCGGCTGCCTCAACCCTGTTATTTATGGAGTTCAGTCTAAAGAGATACGAAAATTCCTGTCTCGATTCTTCCAGACCAGGAAGGTTTTGCCATCATTATAA